From the Pelorhabdus rhamnosifermentans genome, the window ACAATTTTAAATGCAAAGTATTATTATAATATTCCTATCATCGATGCTGTTCGCGCCAGTATTTCTATTCCAGGACTTTTCACTCCTAAAAATTATTCTGGTATGATGCTTGTCGATGGAGCAGTAAAGAACAACTTGCCAGCAGATATCTTACGTGAGATGGGAGCTGATATTGTCATTGGTGTTGATTTAGGTTATGATGGAAAACCGAATTATGGAATCCAATCGGTTGGTGAGGTACTTATGCAATGCATTGAAATTATGTCACGGGAAGTCACTTTATTAAAAGGGCGGCAACATTCTGATCTGGTTATTCGACCGCAAACGTTTGATATTTCTTTTTCAAATAAAGTTGATATTGATACTTGTATTGACAGGGGTGTTTTTGCGACAAAAGAGCTCATTCCAGACATTTTGGATTTAATACGCTAATTCTGTCACGGAAAATCAGCCTGGCAAAAAGTAACTTGTTAATTTTTACTGGAAAAGCTATAATTAAAATAGAATTTTTACCCGTGGATATAAATGGAAAAGGGTATGTTTTGTTTATAGGAGTGACTGATTTATGTTACAAATGAACGGGATCAAAAAAGGACTTGTGCTTTGTTTAAGTGGATTCCTTATTTTAATAACAAGTTTTGTCGGAAATGTTAAGGTTGAGGCTGCTAGCTTTACAGAAAATTTATTATATGGTGCTGCAGCGTTTGCTTATATTAATGGTCAACTGAATAATCTTAATGACAATCATCAAAAAGATTTGTTAGCGCAAACGCAAAAACAAACGGGTGTCTATGAAAATGAGGAAAAAGATGCCTATTTAGCGAATGTAGCACAACGCTTAATGACGAACGGGATTATTAAGGGTCATTATGCTGTATACTTAACACCTGACAAAAGCATTAATGCTTTTTGTACGTTAGGTCGTGTGATTGCTGTTAACAAAGGAACTATTGAAATGCTTGATGAAGATGAGTTTGCTTCTATTCTTGGTCATGAAATGGGACATGGAGAACACAAGGACCCTGTAGAAGGAACGAAAAAAAGTATCGGTCTTGGTGTGTTAGTTGATTTGTACTTACAGGATAATCCGGGCATAACAAGCCAAGTATTGGGTGTTGCAAGTGCTAATTATATCAATAATGAAGTCATTACCATGCAAGAAGAATGGGCGGCAGATAATGCTGGTTTTGATAATGCTGTTGCTGCAGGCTATAATCCGGGTGGTGGCGCTGCTGCCATGGCTTTTATGCGCTCTAAATTGGGAGAATTATGGCATGATGGACTGAGCAAAATTGTGAGTCCCAATAATCATCCTAAGACTTCCGACCGTGTGAATAATTTTTCTAAGAGAATGACAGATTATAGTCATGGCCATGTTACTGTAAAAGGTGATAAAACGGTTTGTCTTGACGGTGTTGAGATTATCACGCCAGCGAAGACTGAACGTTATTTAGCAGCTGAACGTACATATTTAATTGCGGGTAAACTTGCCAGAGAATATCATAACAATACACTAGAAACGGTATCTGTTGGGCAAAATGGCACTGTCTATATGGGAGATCGAGCTCTTTTTACACCTGTTGATGGAGACAGCGATACAGCCCAAGAGGTTGCGGATAAAATTAACGTCCTTATTAAAAAATAGGTAAAAGTAAATTGATAAAATTGTATCCCCTTAACAAGAAACTTCATATGAATAGGTTAGGGGGCGATACGATGTCGATGTTTGATATGAAAAGTATTGTTAAGGCCATTCGAGTTCATGATATTACGATGTTGGCCTTAGAGAAGAGTAATTCTGAGTGGGATTATCAGGATGAACAGGAATTAACCCGTGCTATTGTTGCCAAATATGATTCCATTAATCGCTTGGTCTTGCAAGACATGAAATACATGGAAAGAATATCACGTCAGCAAGCAAGAAAGGCGAAAAATGAATCTATAAAGCAATAAGGCTGGAGAAACAAAAGAGCAACAGTAAGGTGTTGCTCTTTTGTTTATGACAAGGTTTACAATAGGTTAGGAGGAACTATCGATGAATTTTGCTAAGCATACTAATCAAAAAGTATTTCGATTGATTATACTTACTGTATTTGTTATCCTTGTCTGGATTAGCTTTAGGGTATATCCTGCTTTTTTTCAAAAGATGTATGTTTTACTTCTACATGGTGATGTGAGGGGCAGTGTTCACTTCATCCGATCTTATGGACCGTATTCCATGATTGTTAGTTTCTTACTTATCGTTTTTATTAACACTGTCGCTGTACTGCCAAATATTTTCATCTTAGCTGCTAATGGTGTGATTTTTGGTGTAGTAGAAGGAACGATTATTTCGTGGTTAGCTGAATCAGTGGGTGTCATTTTAAGCTTTATTTTGATGCGATATTTTTTTCATGATGTTGCTCATAGTGTGATTATTCGCAGTAATGCCTTGAAACGAATTGATGAATTTAGTGGCAAGCAAGGATTTCGCGTTATGCTTGTGGCGCGGTGTATTCCCTATGTACCATCCGGTCTTATTACGGCTCTTGGTGCTGTAAGTAGTATTACCCTTGCTGATTATGCCCTAGCTACATTTATTGGAAAATTACCATCTGCCTGGATTGAAGTCACTTTAGGTCATGATTTGTTATCTTATCAGGATCATGTTATGAGGCTTACACTCCTCATCTTTTTATCCATCGCTTTATATTATTTTTTAGCGAGAAAGAAAAAGCAGCAATAATGGATGACTACATAACAATTTTTACTTGTTGACGAATAAAGATTATTAACATATAATAATGACATGAAAATAAAATTAAATGGGATGTAGAACTGACGGATAGTGGAGATTACCACGTGAACTACATTCTTGAAATGCCGACCGTCTGGGCGAGATTGCAAGATCTTGTTTCAGAGGGTCTTTTTGTTGCAATCTTCAATGTTAATTCAATTATTCAATTGAGGAGGTCATGCAATAATGGCATGGAAAGGTTTTGTTAAAGGAATTTGGAATGAGAAAATTGATGTTCGTGATTTTATTCAGAATAATTATCAACCCTACAGTGGTGAAGACAATTTTTTAAGTGGTCCCACCATAAAGACGAGTGCACTATGGAAAGAATGCTGTGATTTATTAGATCAGGAACGGAATAAAAACGGTGTACTTGATGTTGATTATCAGACTGTTTCAACAATTACTTCACATAAGCCAGGATATATTGACAGAAAACTGGAAAGTATCGTTGGTTTGCAAACCGATGCACCGTTGAAACGCAGTGTCATTGTCAATGGTGGCATTCGCATGGCAGAACAAGCCTGCGAGGCTTATGGTTATAAGTTAAATCCCGAAATTAGTGAACTTTATCATCATCATTGCAAAACACACAATACAGCTGTTTTTGATGTTTATACAGATGAAATGAAACATGTGCGCAAATTAGGCATTATTACGGGGTTGCCTGATGCCTATGGCCGCGGACGCATTATTGGTGATTATCGTCGTATCGCTTTATATGGAATTGAGCGGCTTATTGTTGAAAAACGAACTGACTTGAAAAATATGGAAGGCCGAGCTATGGTGCAAGAAGCGATCCAGTTGCGCGAAGAAATTATGGCTCAAATTGCTGGATTACAGGATATGTCACTCATGGCCCAAAGTTATGGATTTGATATTACGCAACCTGCTGTAAATGCGCAGCAAGCTGTTCAATGGGTTTACTTTGGTTATTTGGCGGCAATTAAGGAACAAAATGGCGCTGCCATGTCATTAGGTCGTGTATCAACTTTTCTTGACATATATATTGAGCGTGATTTGGCACAAGGGGTATTAACAGAAGAAGAAGCACAAGAACTGATTGATCAATTAGTAATAAAATTGCGTCTTGCACGTCATTTGCGTACACCAGAATATAATGAATTATTTGCTGGTGATCCGCTCTGGGTGACAGAAGCTATTGGCGGTATGGGGGAAGATGGACGAACCTTAGTGACACGTACGTCTTATCGTATTTTAAATACTTTATATAATTTAGGTCCAGCGCCTGAACCGAATCTGACTGTATTGTGGTCAACAAAGTTACCTGCCGCCTTTAAAAAGTTTTGTGCTAAAGTGTCTGTCGATACAAGTGCTATTCAATATGAAAATGATGATATTATGCGTATGGACTATGGTGATGATTATGCTATTGCCTGCTGTGTATCAGCAATGAAAGTAGGCAAACAGATGCAGTTCTTTGGTGCCAGAACGAATTTGGCTAAGGCCTTATTGCTTGCCATTAATGGTGGCCGCGATGAGAAAAAAGGTGACCAAGTCGGGCCCGTGCTCCCTGTCCTTCAGGACGAATACCTTGATTATGATAAGGTAAGAAAAAATTATTCCATCGTTTTAGAATGGTTGGCTGGATTATATGTCAATACAATGAATGTCATCCATTTCATGCATGATAAGTATGCTTATGAACGGTCACAGCTTGCCTTGCATGATACAGACGTAGAACGACTCATGGCTTTTGGGGTTGCTGGATTATCTGTTGCAGCGGATTCGTTAAGTGCCATTCGTTATGCTAAGGTACAGCCTGTGCGAAATGAACAAGGCATTGCTGTTGATTTTAAAATTACTGGCGACTTTCCTTGTTTTGGCAACGATGATGACAGAGTAGATCGCTTTGTTAAAGAAATTACAGCTGAATTCTCTCACAACTTAAAACAACATCCCGCTTATCGGAATGCCAGACATACCTTGTCTGTGCTCACAATTACTTCAAACGTTATGTATGGTAAAAAAACCGGTTCTACTCCTGATGGACGTCAAAGTGGACAACCTTTTGCACCAGGTGCAAATCCCATGCATGGACGTGATGCGCGGGGAGCCTTGGCTGCCATGAATTCTGTGGCCAAAATATCTTATGAAGATTGTCGTGATGGTATTTCCTATACTTTTTCAGCGGTTCCAGGAGCACTTGGAAAAAGTTCGACAAATAGGGTAGATAATCTTGCTGCTGTACTTGACGGTTATGCTATGCAGCAAGGCCATCATATTAATGTGAATGTTCTTGATCGAGAAGTTTTAGAAGATGCCATGATTCACCCGGAAAAATATCCCCAACTAACGATTCGTGTGTCAGGTTATGCTGTAAATTTTGTAAAGTTAAGTCCTGAGCATCAACGCGAAGTAATTAGTAGAACTTTTTATCAGGCTATGTAATATCTACTCTACACAATCAACAGAATTTCCACTAAAATTTCCGAATGGTTAAATATGTATCGGTGAGGGGTTAGATAAAATGAAGGGATATTTTCATTCCATTGAAACATTTGGGACAGTTGATGGTCCAGGCATTCGCTATGTACTATTTTTAAGCGGCTGTCCTATGCACTGTTCTTTTTGTCATAATCCGGATACATGGGAGCAAGGAAACCAAACGATTACAGTAGAAACTGTTCTGGCTGATGTAGAAAAATACCGAAACTTTTATGAGCGCTCTGGAGGCGGTATTACGGTAAGTGGTGGAGAGCCATTGATGCAAGCCGAATTTGTAACTGAATTATTCAAAAATTGCCATGCGCGAAAAATTCATACTCTCATTGATACCTCGGGTTGCGCACCTTTAGAAAATCTAAAGATGGTTTTACCTTATACAGATACCATTCAATTTAGTATTAAAGCTGTTGAACCGGTGAAACATCAAACATTAACTGTCCTGTCAAACGATGCGATCTTAGCCAATCTTCGTTATGCAGCCGAAAGTCAGCTACCGCTGATTATTCGTTATGTCATTATTCCTGATGTAAATAATGCGACTTCAGATATGAACCAATTAGCAGAATTAGTGAAGTCCTTGCCAGGCAGTGCATCTGTAGAGCTCTTAGCTTATCATACATTGGGATTAGAAAAGTGGGAAAAGCTCGGTAAAAAATATACATTAACTTCGATAAGAGAAGCTAATGCTGAAGATTTAAACATTGCTAAGGCGATTTTAAATGAGCAAGGCATCCAGGTTATAGGCGTAGAATGAAACAAATTGCTGATAAAAATTCATCATAAAAAGAAAAAGATTATTACCTTTTTCTTTCTGATTTCGTCGCCCATGGTTACTGAGGTGGCACTGAAGAAATTAAAGCCCTGTTAAAGTAATATAAGTAACCCAGGTATATGGAGCAGTGTAGGTGTTTGTCGACATCTATACTGCTTTTTGCTTGTTCTGGTGGATCTATTGTTTGGTAAAGGCGTCTGTCGAAAATTAGCGAAATAGGGCAAAGATAAAAAAGGTTTTTTGTATTCTGGACGGAATTTAGAATTAAAATAATAAAGAGGGATTGTGTGAGAATGATGAAAAGTATCGGCGTGGTAACCTATGTTCGCAATTCACCCGTGGCGATTTTTTTAAAAGACAATTTGGAAACCGTTCTCGCTAATTATGTTGATGTGAAAATCTATTCTTTTGATGAATTGAAGCCGGGAAAAACGATTGATGACGATATTGTTCTAGTAATGATTAAAAGTCAGGCGCTGCAAGTAAAAAAACATATTTCTGATGCTCGGCGGATTGTTGTTGCCCAAAGGACTACTAGGGAGAGTGAAATTTACAAGATTTTTTCCATTCCTGCCGATACTAGAGTGTTGGTAGTTAATGATAATTCAGAAACAACATTGGAAGCTATTACTCTCTTTTATCAATTAGGAATTAACCATTTGAATCTTGTTCCTTATAAAGAAGGCGAGGATTACAGTGATATTAAAATTGCTATAACTCCTGGTGAGAACTGGCGTGTTCCAGAGTATATTGGTACTGTCCTTGATATAGGCCAGCGCTATATTGATATATCTACATTTATCGAAATAATTAATAAGTTAGAAATAACGGAAGATGAAGTTAGCAGACGATTTTTGAAGTATTCTGAAAGCATTGTATCTTTGGATACGGGTATAAGAAGGCAATATAAAGAGCTGGTTACCAAAAATACTGAGTTGAGAGCAGTGATCAATTTGTCCCCGGAGGGCATTCTGTTGTTAAACAACGAGAAAATGGTCAGTCTCTACAACAAAAGTTTAGAAAAAATGTTCGATATTCATAAGGATATTACTTGTGTCAACTTGAATGATTTATTCACGTTGGACATTATTAATGTTCTTAATCAGGATGTTATTAGGGATGAAATTGTAGAATATAAAGGTCGAACCTTGATTGTTAACAAACATAATCTTGAATACTTTGGAGAAATGGCCGGAATCTATTTTATCTTCCAAGAAGTTACTTATATAAAACAATTAGAGCAAACTTTAACGAAAAAGTTGCGAGCTAAAGGTCTTTTGACCAGATACAATTTTTCAGATATCCATACGAAATCACCTGAAATGATACAATGTATTGATTTTGCACGAAAAGCTGCTTGTTCTGATCTAACAATCCTAATTACAGGTGAAAGCGGTACCGGGAAAGAACTTTTAGCCCAATCTATTCATAATGCATCTCATCGTACAAAGCAGCCATTTATGGCTTTTAACTGTGCCGCAGTTCCTGAAAGTATTATGGAAAGTGAACTTTTCGGATATGAAGGCGGTACATTTACAGGAGCATTGAAAGAAGGTAAAGCCGGATTATTCGAACAGGCTAATAATGGTACGATGTTCTTAGATGAAATTGGTGATATGCCCTATTCAATGCAGGCTAAGTTATTAAGGGTTTTACAGGAACAGCAAGTCATGCGCATTGGTTCCCAGCGTGTAACTACTATAAATATACGGGTTATTGCGGCCACAAACAATGATCTTCGTAAAAAAATACGCTCCAGTCAGTTCCGGGCAGATCTTTATTACCGTCTAAACGTGTTACCAATTATGGTTCCGCCTCTTAGAGAACGAAAGGAAGACATTTTATATCTTTTAAATTATTTTTTGAGACAAAAACATCGGGAGAATCTTTCCGTTCTACCGGAAACCTGTGATATCTTAATGCAATATGGGTGGCCGGGAAATATTCGAGAATTAAACAATGTTGCTGCCTATATTTCTTTTATGACAGACACTATAGTGAGACCGGACCATCTTCCATGCTATATTTTTGATATTCAGGAAGATTTTGAACGGGACTTCAACGTCTTGGCAATTAGGGGTGATTTGGAAAATTGCCAGGCAGTATTGAAAGTTATTGCCGATTTTGATTCTTTAGATATGGGAGCTGGGCGTAAAAGTATTGAGGACTTCCTTAATAATACAGGTGTACATTTGTCGCAAGGGGAAATTCGGCGTGTACTGAACGTTTTAAATGGATGTGAACTTATAACATCTGGCATTGGACGAAAAGGCAGTGAAATTACGTTAAAGGGGAAATATTTTTTAAAATGGTTAAAAAACAGGAACAACCAACCAGTTTAAATACCTATTAAATGCCCAATATTTAGAATTCTGAAAGTTTAATTTATGAACAACGTTACATGATAAATGACTGTATCGTTAAAAAACGTAAGCTATTGCACTTAAGTTCTAGCTTGCGCTTTTTTATTTTTTAGAATTTTGTCATTTGGCATTAAAATTGCAATTAATTATTCCTGAATAGATAAGTATTGCATTTACAACATATCAATACAAAGCAGAAGGGGGAGTTTTATGAAGTGTACACTGAATAATACGGTAGAAGAACAAAAGATTTTTGGAATTTTGAACCAAGAGCTAGTGGTTGCGCTTGGCTGCACTGAACCAATAGCGATTGCCTATGCGGCGGCCTTAGCTAAGCAATTTGTTAAGGATGGGGACATTCTTTCTGTACAAGTAGCGATGAGTGGCAATATCATAAAAAATGCCATGTCTGTTACTATACCCGGCACATCTATCTGCGGTATAAATGCGGCCACAGCTTTGGGCATTGTGGCTGGTAATCCAGATAAAAAGCTAGAAGTGTTGTCTGGTATAACTCAAAATCACGTAAAACAGGCACAAGACATGATAGAAGCAGGAATCATCTCTGCTTCTGTGGCCAATACTTCCAAGAAACTGTATATCGAAGCTGTGGTTCACTCGAAAAAATCATATGCGAAGGTTGTTATTGCTGATCATCATACTGGTGTTGTATTAATTGAAGTTGATGGTCAGGCGGTTTATAAAGAAGACCATAAGGATAATGCTTGTGATGAGCTTAATACAGACAGTCTTTTTTTGAATTTGGATAGAGTTTGGCAGTTTGCTATGGAAGTTGATACGAAAAAATTAGATATAGTAAAAGAAAGTATCAAATTGAATAAGCGAGTAGCCTTGGAGGGATTGGCGAATGTGTATGGACTTCAAGTGGGAAGAAGCATTCGTGACAGTATTGCCAAAGGAATCTTGACAGACGATTTCGCAACTTGGGCAATGGCACTGACTGCTGCTGGTTCCGATGCTAGGATGGCAGGCTGTTCACTACCGGTGATGAGTAATTCAGGCAGCGGAAATCAAGGATTATGCGCCACTTTACCCGTGGTGGCCGTCGGAGAAAAACTAGAAATTGATGACGAAAAAATGATACGGGCAGTGGCGCTAAGTCATTTAATAACCATTTATATCAAATCTAAATTTGGTCGTTTATCCGCGTTATGTGGTGCGACTATCGCCGGAACAGGTGCTAGTTGTGGCATTACCTATTTATTGGGCGGCGATTTAATTCAAGTGAAATATGCTGTACAAAATATGTTAGGTAATGTAACTGGCATGTTGTGTGATGGTGCCAAGGCGGGTTGTGCCATGAAAGTGTCTACTTGTGTCAATGCGGCAGTCCAATCGGCTGTTATGGCCAGGGAACAACGTTCGATTCAGTCTACTGACGGGATTATTGAAGCCGATGTTGATCGATCTATCGACAATCTTTGCCAACTGGGAAATCAAGGAACTTTGGAAGCAGATAAGATTATCCTGGAGATTATGTTAAATAAGAAAGTAGGGTAATCTGGCTTTAATTACCGTTTAAAGACTTAACCATTTTGTAATTTCATTTGAATTTTCTTATCAATAATGTGCGATTTTGTCTATTTCATATTTCTAAGATTACTGTCACTATAAGGATGAAATAGGTGATGTAAGCTTGGAGGGAGAGATTATTATCAATAAACCAATCATTGGAATTTTAACTAACTTGCTTATTACTGAGGGTAGTATGTTTCCGGGAATGGAAAGGGCCTACGTAAACTATGATTATGTTCAGGCAGTTATGATGGCAGGAGCCGTACCGATATTATTGCCAGTGATCAGTGATGAACAATGTATTAGGAAGCAAATTGAACTTGTGAATGGTCTATTACTAACTGGCGGATATGATATCAATCCGCTGCATTATAATGAAGAACCTCGCAAAGAACTGGAGTTTATTTTCCCTGAGGTAGATGAACATCAACTAGCCGCCGCGCAGATAGCTACTGGCCTGAGTAAGCCTATGCTTGGAATATGTAGGGGAACACAAGTTCTGAATGTGGCATTTGGTGGAACTTTGTATCAGGATGTACTTCAAGTGCCCACATCTATTAAGCATACTCAGAAAACACAAAGGTATGTTCCTGGACATACAGTGAACATAGTTCAAGATACTATCCTGTCTAGAAGTTTTAATAAAAAAGTGATTTTGACCAATAGTTTTCATCATCAGGCCGTTAAGGATATTGCGTCAGGATTTATAGTCAATGCTAGGGCAGAAGATGGAGTAATAGAAGGAATCGAGAGACCAGGCGATGTATTTACTGTTGGCATCCAATGGCATCCGGAAATGATGGCTGGAAAATATCCGGAAATGTTGAATGTTTTTAAACAGTTTGTCGCAGCAGCGGAAACTACAGTGCGATGATTACAAGAGAGAAAATGAATTAGGTGAGGGGGATTAATCAATGTTATATACATACCAGCCCAAAGGCGTTTGTTCAACTGAAATAACCTTTGAGATTGCGGACGGTGTTGTAAAAAATGTAAAGTTTACTGGAGGCTGTCGCGGTAATCTTACAGCTATATCTAGACTTTTGGAGGGATTGCCCGCTCAAGAGGTGATTTCAAAGATGAAAGGTATTACTTGTCGGCCAAGCGGAGCTTCTTGTGCTGACCAATTGGCATGTGCTTTAGAAAAAGCAATTAATTCTTGACGTTCTTCGGTATGAGATAAAAGGAGTAAACGCTGAGTGACGGGTGAAGATAAAAAGAAATTTGGATTGAGGTGATTTCAAAATTAAAGGGCATTACCTGCTGACCTAGTGAAGATTCTTGTGCCGATCAGTTGTAAGCCGATGTCGAAAAGGATTAAATTTTGGGAGGTAAATCATGGACATAGCAGAGCAGAACAATGAAGTACGTAAACATCCAAAGGGGTTTTATGTGATTGCATTTATTGAAATCTGGGAAAGATTTGGTTATGGCGGATTACACACAGTATTGGCTTTATTTCTTACTAAAAATTTAGGAATGACCGATGCCCAAAGCTTTTCGGTTTATGGTACTTTTGTAGCATTGGTGTTTGCTTTTATGTCTGTCGGTGGTTATATCGGAGATAAGGTTTTAGGAACACAACGTACTATAATATTAGGTGCTGTAACCCTTATGGTGGGCTATTTTATTATGGGACTTGCTAACTCCGATATAACACTTATCTATGCTGCTTTGGCTATTGTAGCTGTTGGTAATGGGTTATTCAAGGCTAATCCTTCAAGTTTATTATCAAAACTATATTCAAAGGATGATCCAAGAATAGATGGCGCATTTACAATCTATTACATGGCTATAAATGTTGGATTTCTCATTTCCATGATTGCTATTCCTTACTTAGGAGCAAGATATGGAGCAACTTTTGGTTTTTATGTCTGTGGCGGTGGCGTATTTCTTGCAATTGCTTCATTTTTGGCTTTTCGAAAATTAGTTAAAGGTTTTGATTCTCCAGTTGGGTTGGAACCAATAAAGTACAAAAACCTATTAATGGTGGCAGTAGGAATTATAATAACTGTTACTGTTTCAACGTTTATGCTGCAAAATATTAAAGTGGTACGTTTTTTGCTATTATTGGTTGGAATAACGGTTGTAGGAGTTTTCTTTAGGGAAATATTTAAAAGCAATGGTACTGAACGGAATCGATTGATTGCCGCCTTTATTTTGATACTTGAAGCAATCGTATTTTATACACTTTCACAGCAAATGCCGATGTCATTAAATTTCTTTGCAATTAGAAACGTAGAGCATGCGATATTAGGGATTCCTGTAGGTAATCCACAAAGCTTCCAAGCTTTAAATCCATTTTTCATCATGTTGCTAAGTCCAATTTTAGCTTGGATGTATACTCATTTTGGAAAACAGGGACGAGATCTTTCTATTGCTACTAAATTTGCAGTAGGCATGGTTTGTTGTTCATTTAGTTTTTTAATCCTGTCTTTTGGAGCTAAATTCGCAAATGAGCAAGGCATTGTTTCGGCAAATTGGCTTGTAGCAAATTATTTTTTTAGTAGTTTGGGTGAATTGTTAATTAGCGGATTAGGACTTGCAATGGTAGCTAAATTAGTACCTCAAAGAATAGTTGGATTTGTTATGGGATCATGGTTTCTAAGTATTTCAGCGGCGGGTATTATTGGTGGTTGGGTAGCTTCATTGACTGCTGCACCAAAAGGTATCACTGATCCACTACAAACGTTGCCGGTTTATTCAAATGTGTTTTTTGAAATTGGGGCAGTTGCGGGAATAGTTGCTATTCTTATGCTAATTACTGCGCCTAAAATTAAACACTTAATTGAAAAAAAAGAAGAGGTAGTGTAGAGGGTTCTATCGCAGGAGATAGTCAAGGTGCTTAGTAAGATTTTATTTACTAATATAAATTGAGGGGGAAAATTAATGAAAAAGAAAACGAGTGCTATTTTGTCTGTTGCTTTTGCTTTCTCAGTATTTGGTACAAGCTTTGCTGCAGATGCTACGTTTCAAGATGTATCAGCAACACAATGGTCTTATGATGCAATATCATATTTAGGTCAAGCAGGAATAATTGATGGTTATAACGACCAAACTTTCCGTGGCAATCAAACCATGACTCGTAACGAAATGGCGGAGATCGTTTACAAAGCTATGAAAAATGAATCAAAAGCGAATATTGCCCAAAAGGCCCTCATTGATAAATTAGCTTCTGAATATGCCTTGGAAATGAATAAAATCAATAGCATAGATAATCGACTTGGTAAGGTTGAAAAAAAATTAGCTGATATTAATATTTCCGGCAGCTTATTGGAACAGTACAAGGTCAAATCAGTTCCCCAACCGGATAGTAATTACAAAAACTACTCCAAGCAACAGTGGCAAATACGATTGAACTTAAGCGCGAAGGTTGATAACAATACCACTTTAAATGTTCGCCTTGCTAATCCTGCACCGACTAAAGAAATTTTCGAAGATGTAACGGCTAAGTTCGGCGGTGTTAATAGTGATAATACTTTGAAGGCTGATCGGTTCTTCGCTACTACTAAGGTTGGCGCTACGAAAGTTACTATTGGACGTCAAGCACTTGCAATTGATCCGGAAGATGCTATTGTTGATAGCGGATTTTTTAGTTATGATGGTGCCAAGTTGGATTGGAATTGGAAGGGCCTAAATTTTGATATAAAATATGGAC encodes:
- a CDS encoding L-cysteine desulfidase family protein, giving the protein MKCTLNNTVEEQKIFGILNQELVVALGCTEPIAIAYAAALAKQFVKDGDILSVQVAMSGNIIKNAMSVTIPGTSICGINAATALGIVAGNPDKKLEVLSGITQNHVKQAQDMIEAGIISASVANTSKKLYIEAVVHSKKSYAKVVIADHHTGVVLIEVDGQAVYKEDHKDNACDELNTDSLFLNLDRVWQFAMEVDTKKLDIVKESIKLNKRVALEGLANVYGLQVGRSIRDSIAKGILTDDFATWAMALTAAGSDARMAGCSLPVMSNSGSGNQGLCATLPVVAVGEKLEIDDEKMIRAVALSHLITIYIKSKFGRLSALCGATIAGTGASCGITYLLGGDLIQVKYAVQNMLGNVTGMLCDGAKAGCAMKVSTCVNAAVQSAVMAREQRSIQSTDGIIEADVDRSIDNLCQLGNQGTLEADKIILEIMLNKKVG
- a CDS encoding TIGR03905 family TSCPD domain-containing protein, giving the protein MLYTYQPKGVCSTEITFEIADGVVKNVKFTGGCRGNLTAISRLLEGLPAQEVISKMKGITCRPSGASCADQLACALEKAINS
- a CDS encoding S-layer homology domain-containing protein — encoded protein: MKKKTSAILSVAFAFSVFGTSFAADATFQDVSATQWSYDAISYLGQAGIIDGYNDQTFRGNQTMTRNEMAEIVYKAMKNESKANIAQKALIDKLASEYALEMNKINSIDNRLGKVEKKLADINISGSLLEQYKVKSVPQPDSNYKNYSKQQWQIRLNLSAKVDNNTTLNVRLANPAPTKEIFEDVTAKFGGVNSDNTLKADRFFATTKVGATKVTIGRQALAIDPEDAIVDSGFFSYDGAKLDWNWKGLNFDIKYGRFAEGVIGYTFGSGITTNAADFNDVEISSASVGSKSGNLKWDTGWAKFKNWQLSKNLMNYYFGHAGYQFNNVFSMAAEYGKNTEAATDGTYWFLKGVYGAQSLNAANKQNFTVQYLHASQNSLNGCYTGFDDQAHVDANDGTNGHGWNFLDFAYRYAFSNNMVGKIEYGKIIDQQNSKEDYHFYKFQLIYKI
- a CDS encoding oligopeptide:H+ symporter, coding for MDIAEQNNEVRKHPKGFYVIAFIEIWERFGYGGLHTVLALFLTKNLGMTDAQSFSVYGTFVALVFAFMSVGGYIGDKVLGTQRTIILGAVTLMVGYFIMGLANSDITLIYAALAIVAVGNGLFKANPSSLLSKLYSKDDPRIDGAFTIYYMAINVGFLISMIAIPYLGARYGATFGFYVCGGGVFLAIASFLAFRKLVKGFDSPVGLEPIKYKNLLMVAVGIIITVTVSTFMLQNIKVVRFLLLLVGITVVGVFFREIFKSNGTERNRLIAAFILILEAIVFYTLSQQMPMSLNFFAIRNVEHAILGIPVGNPQSFQALNPFFIMLLSPILAWMYTHFGKQGRDLSIATKFAVGMVCCSFSFLILSFGAKFANEQGIVSANWLVANYFFSSLGELLISGLGLAMVAKLVPQRIVGFVMGSWFLSISAAGIIGGWVASLTAAPKGITDPLQTLPVYSNVFFEIGAVAGIVAILMLITAPKIKHLIEKKEEVV
- a CDS encoding gamma-glutamyl-gamma-aminobutyrate hydrolase family protein, yielding MEGEIIINKPIIGILTNLLITEGSMFPGMERAYVNYDYVQAVMMAGAVPILLPVISDEQCIRKQIELVNGLLLTGGYDINPLHYNEEPRKELEFIFPEVDEHQLAAAQIATGLSKPMLGICRGTQVLNVAFGGTLYQDVLQVPTSIKHTQKTQRYVPGHTVNIVQDTILSRSFNKKVILTNSFHHQAVKDIASGFIVNARAEDGVIEGIERPGDVFTVGIQWHPEMMAGKYPEMLNVFKQFVAAAETTVR